The Peptococcaceae bacterium 1198_IL3148 genome window below encodes:
- a CDS encoding rod shape-determining protein: MRIGMFSKDMGIDLGTANSLVYVKGKGIVLREPSVVAIQRETNQVLAVGEEAKRMIGRTPGNITAIRPMKDGVIADFDITQAMIKYFINRAIRGTTFLVKPRVVISVPSGVTAVEERAVREAALQAGAREAYLIEEPMAAAIGAGLPVHEPTGNMIVDIGGGTTEVAVISLGGIVTSRSIRVAGDEMDDAIIQHVKKAYNLMIGERTAEHIKIELGTAYPLDEIETEEVRGRDLVTGLPKTVTITSEEIYKALSEPVASITEAIKVTLEKTPPELSADIMDRGIMMAGGSSLLRGLDHLISEQTGMPVHLAEEPLIAVAYGAGQVLENIDVLKRVLIKPKKLA, from the coding sequence ATGAGAATAGGAATGTTTTCCAAAGATATGGGTATCGATTTGGGTACTGCTAACTCTTTGGTTTATGTAAAGGGTAAAGGTATAGTTTTAAGGGAACCATCGGTGGTGGCTATTCAAAGGGAAACTAATCAAGTGTTGGCGGTGGGGGAAGAGGCTAAGCGGATGATTGGCCGCACTCCGGGCAATATTACCGCCATCAGACCAATGAAAGATGGGGTAATTGCTGATTTTGATATCACCCAGGCCATGATTAAATATTTTATCAACAGAGCCATTAGAGGGACGACTTTTTTAGTTAAACCAAGGGTAGTGATCAGCGTTCCTTCCGGGGTTACCGCGGTGGAAGAGCGGGCAGTGCGGGAGGCGGCGCTACAGGCAGGGGCCAGAGAAGCGTATTTAATCGAAGAACCAATGGCGGCAGCCATTGGAGCAGGCCTGCCGGTGCATGAACCCACTGGTAATATGATCGTCGACATTGGTGGCGGCACTACCGAAGTGGCGGTTATTTCGCTGGGAGGCATTGTCACCAGCCGTTCCATTCGGGTAGCTGGTGATGAAATGGATGACGCCATCATTCAACATGTCAAAAAGGCCTATAACCTGATGATTGGTGAACGTACCGCTGAACACATTAAAATTGAACTGGGCACGGCCTATCCTCTAGATGAAATTGAAACCGAAGAAGTGAGAGGTCGCGATTTAGTTACTGGGTTACCCAAAACAGTAACCATTACCTCGGAAGAAATCTATAAGGCGCTGTCCGAGCCAGTGGCCAGTATCACCGAAGCCATTAAAGTGACACTGGAAAAAACCCCACCGGAACTTTCGGCTGATATTATGGATCGCGGTATTATGATGGCTGGCGGCAGTTCGCTATTGCGGGGATTGGATCATTTAATCAGTGAACAAACCGGTATGCCGGTACACTTGGCCGAAGAACCTTTAATTGCCGTGGCCTATGGGGCTGGTCAAGTGCTGGAGAACATTGATGTATTAAAACGGGTGCTAATTAAGCCTAAGAAGTTGGCGTAA
- a CDS encoding DUF4321 domain-containing protein, whose protein sequence is MARGGFSKGRSAWLLFLLLLSGGVAGSALGATLAPILPLAKNFFDIGLTTTSLDMNFFSVSFGLTLAVGPFTALGLILGYVGYRKL, encoded by the coding sequence ATGGCCAGAGGTGGATTCAGTAAAGGCCGTAGTGCTTGGTTGTTATTTTTACTATTACTGAGCGGCGGTGTGGCAGGCAGTGCATTGGGAGCAACTTTAGCACCGATACTACCGCTAGCTAAAAACTTTTTTGATATAGGGTTAACCACCACCAGTTTAGATATGAATTTTTTTAGTGTTAGTTTTGGGTTAACTTTGGCGGTGGGGCCATTTACTGCCTTGGGATTAATATTAGGCTATGTAGGTTACCGCAAACTTTAG
- a CDS encoding Maf family protein, with protein sequence MLILASSSPRRRELLQSLGLKFEVAVKPVSEAVPAEMAPGAVVELLSLRKAQTVAAEREAGLVIGSDTVVVHNGQILGKPQDHHHAKEMLTKLQGSAHYVYSGVAIVDAATGNQQVTHQRTKVFLNPMTTTEIEAYVSTGEPMDKAGAYAIQGVASIFVAGIEGCYFNVVGLPLERLAYLLKKMNYHVLDNVCLNQ encoded by the coding sequence GTGTTAATTCTAGCTTCTTCATCGCCCAGACGTCGGGAACTATTACAGAGTCTAGGTCTAAAGTTTGAAGTGGCAGTAAAACCAGTGTCGGAAGCAGTGCCTGCAGAAATGGCACCAGGTGCTGTTGTGGAGCTATTATCACTGCGCAAAGCCCAGACGGTGGCAGCAGAAAGGGAAGCTGGCCTGGTTATTGGATCAGATACTGTGGTGGTACATAATGGCCAGATATTGGGTAAACCACAGGACCATCATCATGCTAAAGAAATGTTGACCAAGCTGCAAGGCAGCGCCCACTATGTTTATAGTGGGGTAGCCATTGTCGATGCTGCCACTGGTAACCAGCAGGTTACCCATCAAAGAACAAAGGTTTTTTTAAATCCAATGACCACCACAGAAATTGAAGCATATGTCTCCACAGGAGAGCCGATGGACAAGGCCGGCGCCTATGCCATTCAGGGAGTTGCTTCAATTTTTGTTGCAGGTATAGAAGGTTGTTATTTTAATGTGGTGGGATTACCATTAGAACGCCTAGCATACCTACTAAAAAAAATGAACTATCACGTATTAGATAATGTCTGCTTAAACCAATAG
- a CDS encoding redox-sensing transcriptional repressor Rex: protein MKAIKIPEATVTRLSVYSRFLKRLDKKGVTTISSGEIAEGVGVSPAQVRKDLAYFGEFGTRGVGYNVKDLIRYTIKILGLTEPWNLIMVGAGNMGSALVTYGEFRDRGFNIIAVFENDLTKIGKSIADVEVLPTEKMGEVIKEHNVRIGIIAVPARAAQEVANQFVENGIEGILNFAPISLHVPDGIEVRNVDLSVKLEILTFNLTMKKQLMGSNN, encoded by the coding sequence GTGAAAGCAATAAAAATACCAGAAGCTACTGTCACCAGGTTATCAGTATATTCTAGGTTCCTTAAGCGTTTGGATAAAAAAGGAGTTACTACGATATCCTCTGGGGAAATTGCTGAAGGTGTGGGAGTTAGTCCAGCTCAGGTACGTAAAGACCTGGCTTATTTCGGGGAATTTGGTACTAGGGGTGTCGGTTATAACGTAAAAGACTTAATTCGTTATACCATTAAAATTTTAGGCTTAACTGAACCTTGGAACTTAATTATGGTTGGTGCTGGTAACATGGGTTCTGCATTGGTAACCTATGGTGAATTTCGGGACCGTGGCTTTAATATTATAGCTGTATTTGAGAATGACTTAACTAAAATTGGCAAAAGCATAGCCGATGTAGAAGTGCTACCGACTGAAAAAATGGGTGAAGTGATTAAAGAGCATAATGTGCGCATTGGCATAATTGCGGTGCCAGCACGGGCAGCCCAAGAAGTGGCAAATCAATTTGTTGAAAATGGTATCGAAGGCATACTAAACTTTGCTCCCATTAGCTTGCACGTACCTGATGGGATAGAAGTGCGCAATGTAGATTTATCTGTTAAGCTAGAAATTCTTACCTTTAACCTGACAATGAAGAAACAATTAATGGGGAGCAATAATTAA
- the radC gene encoding DNA repair protein RadC, which yields MQYLTLKEMPAELRPRERLLSVGAVSLSNIELLAILLRTGTKQMSALDLASQLFVHFKDLAGLLDATVEELAALKGIGQVKAVQIKAALEVGRRLALMPAAERTTIQSPDDAALLMMDDMRYLDREHFKAVLLNTKNQVLAIETISVGTLNSSVVHPRELFKVAIKKSSAHIILVHNHPSGDPTPSREDIEITRRIQEGGEILGISVLDHLIIGDNKFVSLKAKGII from the coding sequence TTGCAATATCTAACCCTTAAAGAAATGCCAGCTGAATTGCGTCCACGGGAACGGTTATTAAGTGTGGGGGCAGTTTCACTTTCTAACATTGAATTATTGGCGATACTGTTACGAACCGGTACTAAGCAGATGTCTGCCCTAGATTTAGCCAGCCAGTTATTTGTGCACTTTAAAGACTTGGCAGGATTATTAGATGCAACAGTGGAAGAACTAGCAGCGCTCAAAGGAATTGGACAAGTTAAAGCGGTGCAAATTAAGGCTGCATTGGAAGTTGGTCGCCGCCTGGCTTTAATGCCTGCGGCCGAGAGAACTACCATTCAATCGCCCGATGACGCAGCTTTACTAATGATGGACGATATGCGGTATTTAGATCGAGAGCATTTTAAGGCAGTGTTATTAAATACCAAAAACCAGGTGCTGGCGATAGAAACAATTAGTGTTGGTACCCTAAATTCCTCAGTGGTACACCCCCGGGAACTGTTCAAGGTAGCCATTAAAAAAAGTAGTGCCCATATTATTTTGGTGCATAATCATCCCAGTGGTGACCCAACTCCCAGCAGAGAAGATATTGAAATTACCAGGCGCATTCAAGAGGGTGGAGAAATTTTAGGGATATCAGTCTTAGACCACCTGATTATTGGAGATAATAAATTTGTCAGCTTAAAAGCAAAAGGAATAATATGA